Proteins encoded together in one Dasypus novemcinctus isolate mDasNov1 chromosome 9, mDasNov1.1.hap2, whole genome shotgun sequence window:
- the UBXN10 gene encoding UBX domain-containing protein 10 — protein sequence MATEAPVNIAPPECSSVGTAADPFIWQPNSLNMHVIRPKSAKGRTRPSLHRSQGMEGCRHHTPSSPPPAIPCESPSSQKPGTCMPKSPNQGAPGEIPELLQQVPLGASSSLNKYPVLPSINRKNSEEGTVDTVAKKASSLQLSSTKTLYQEEMRALKTSEEDSRAQTCPLEEKFITQAKRQGSSGAGNLEEPSDQEPRLLLAVRSPSGQRFVRHFRPTDDLQTVIAVAEQKNKTTYHHCSIETMEVPRRSFSDLTKSLQECRIPHKSVLGILQDNRAGWP from the coding sequence ATGGCCACAGAAGCCCCTGTGAACATAGCACCACCTGAATGCAGCAGTGTTGGCACAGCAGCTGACCCCTTCATTTGGCAGCCAAACTCCCTGAACATGCATGTCATAAGGCCCAAGTCTGCCAAGGGGCGTACACGGCCAAGTCTGCACAGATCCCAGGGCATGGAAGGGTGCCGTCACCACACACCCTCTTCTCCACCTCCGGCCATTCCCTGCGAGTCGCCAAGCAGCCAGAAGCCAGGGACCTGCATGCCCAAATCTCCAAATCAGGGAGCTCCCGGTGAGATCCCTGAGCTGCTGCAGCAGGTGCCCCTTGGGGCTTCCTCTTCTCTCAATAAATATCCAGTCCTTCCCTCCATCAACAGAAAGAACTCCGAGGAGGGGACTGTGGACACGGTAGCTAAAAAGGCCAGCTCGCTGCAACTGAGCAGCACCAAGACTCTTTACCAAGAGGAGATGCGTGCCCTAAAGACAAGTGAGGAAGATTCCAGAGCTCAAACTTGTCCCCTGGAGGAGAAATTCATCACTCAGGCAAAGAGACAAGGCTCCTCCGGGGCTGGAAACTTGGAGGAGCCATCAGACCAAGAACCACGGCTGCTGCTTGCTGTCCGATCACCATCAGGCCAAAGGTTTGTACGCCATTTCCGGCCAACTGATGACTTGCAAACCGTCATTGCCGTGGCTGAACAGAAGAACAAGACTACGTACCACCACTGCAGCATTGAAACAATGGAGGTGCCCAGGAGATCCTTTTCCGACCTCACCAAATCTCTGCAGGAGTGCAGAATCCCCCACAAGTCGGTGCTGGGCATCTTACAAGACAACAGGGCAGGGTGGCCCTGA
- the PLA2G2C gene encoding putative inactive group IIC secretory phospholipase A2, whose product MALPHLGHFHPEQELTGRPSGHGGRCDRGAWGILVSSGMKVAVVLVFLSSVMAPTQSSFWQFQRMVKHVTGRSAFFSYYGYGCYCGLGGKGTPVDDTDRCCLAHDCCYEKLKQLGCQPVLNSYQFHVVNRTVVCGCGLGPGGGCLCGLRACECDKRSVYCFKKSLPTYEKNFKQVFSSRPRCGRRKLPC is encoded by the exons ATGGCCTTGCCGCATTTGGGTCATTTCCACCCTGAACAGGAGCTCACTGGCAGGCCCTCTGGGCACGGGGGAAGATGTGACCGCGGCGCCTGGGGCATCCTGGTCTCCTCGGGAATGAAGGTCGCCGTggttcttgtcttcctctcct cAGTGATGGCCCCCACCCAGAGCAGCTTCTGGCAGTTTCAAAGGATGGTCAAACACGTTACGGGGCGCAGCGCCTTCTTCTCATATTACGGATATGGCTGCTACTGTGGGCTTGGGGGCAAAGGGACCCCTGTGGATGACACTGACAG GTGCTGCCTGGCCCATGACTGCTGCTACGAGAAGCTGAAGCAGCTCGGCTGCCAGCCCGTGTTGAACAGCTACCAGTTCCACGTCGTCAACAGGACCGTGGTCT GTGGTTGTGGCCTTGGACCTGGTGGTGGCTGCCTGTGTGGGCTGAGAGCTTGCGAGTGTGACAAGCGATCCGTGTACTGCTTCAAGAAGAGCCTGCCCACCTACGAGAAAAACTTCAAGCAAGTCTTCTCCAGCCGGCCCCGCTGTGGCAGGCGCAAACTCCCGTGTTAA